One window of the Cryptomeria japonica chromosome 7, Sugi_1.0, whole genome shotgun sequence genome contains the following:
- the LOC131073759 gene encoding receptor-like protein EIX2 has translation MLIAGVSKNEIEENPMKFSETVVWKLFGFALLLPICWVSCCPDDERKILLDFKRGLHDPSGRLKTWNDSTDCCNWEGIKCDNNRKHVIRLDLHNPFGNNPAMALQDSTSGVGSGSQIYLGSLSVESNRRDVLSPLFDLKMLQVLDLSYNAFIGVAVPQELPTLKYLQYLNLSNAGFVGKIPRELGNMSTLRFLDLSTNYYISSSSITIDDMQMWTGNMRVLEELLLDGVNMLQVTSDEWGKAISAMYSLRRLQMSNCMLSGPIPLSLANLSSLTHLQLGGNSFFSSIPARFHNLSKLVSLKLSSCELNGSIPSDLLSLPNLQEVDFSANLDLGGNLSTILPRHSSRLKSLVLTATNVGGAIPDSIANISSLTFFDLSDCSVQGKLPPTIANLTALVMLDISNNKLKGSIPSFGAKRPLETPFPLAYIDLSFNRLNGSIPSMLFDAFGKLRYVDLSHNLLTGPIPSPDVNLTSLKLLDLSYNELNGTIPSLANIKPLGLLDLSNNLLSDKIPASVGQLLSLGTLDLSNNLLTGAIPRNISNLSKLKVLSLSSNHLSGNLTASHLHNLSDLVSLDISNNTLTVKISPTWIPQNFFRTLKLRSCNMEGEFPAFLITQTEISNLDLSENRLWGNIPAWIWDSPALLQLNLSYNNFSGALPSKLTGTKKLKVLDLHSNYLQHQLPLPPPSVLVLDLSENQFSASIPVEIGESNLWYLSLSHNNLSGRIPPTLCNIPSPNMKILDFSYNSLTGKIPASLANCSSLVVLNLEKNCLVGELPAELGSLISLQTLKISGNNLNGTLPTLANCKQLQILDVGDNRLTGNISSNGIQELSNLKILILRSNKFEGTVPADVSKIPSLQILDLSMNRLTGVIPVSISEMRGMANWSENTKVFEFEWLKDKIYVEKIIIRNKGLELEYVRFLSLVKCLDLSGNRISGHVPQGMGSLAGLIILNISRNNISGTIPESLGNMAQLESLDLSKNQLSGIIPAALVNLTFLSYLNLSYNNLTGMIPQGAQFATFEASSFSHNPGLHGLQLNESWSPSPKDESKPKKKEGVNKNRARERNDSFIVLMGMSFGVGAGTIVAPLLFLKKRREKFFDLLDSILIWIVDLIPCEKCISCDKLQIVKISDGEDQEHSKESKKKLIRFCVRCTQIDRETKTIIYTKCIC, from the coding sequence ATGTTGATTGCAGGTGTTTCAAAGAACGAAATTGAAGAAAACCCAATGAAATTCTCAGAGACTGTGGTCTGGAAGTTGTTTGGGTTTGCCCTATTGCTGCCGATTTGTTGGGTATCTTGTTGTCCAGACGATGAACGAAAAATCCTCTTGGATTTCAAACGGGGTCTTCACGACCCCTCTGGTCGACTGAAAACGTGGAATGATTCCACCGACTGTTGCAACTGGGAAGGAATCAAATGTGATAATAACAGAAAGCACGTCATTCGGTTGGATCTCCACAATCCTTTCGGCAACAATCCGGCAATGGCTTTGCAGGATTCAACCAGTGGTGTTGGTTCCGGTTCCCAGATTTATCTCGGTTCACTTTCTGTTGAGAGTAATAGAAGAGACGTTCTTTCTCCTCTGTTTGATCTGAAGATGTTACAAGTCTTGGATTTGAGCTACAACGCTTTCATCGGTGTTGCTGTCCCTCAGGAACTCCCCACGCTGAAATATTTGCAGTATTTGAACTTATCAAATGCTGGATTTGTGGGAAAGATTCCCAGGGAGTTGGGCAACATGTCCACTTTGCGCTTCCTGGATCTTTCCACCAAttactacatttcctcttcctccATCACAATTGATGACATGCAGATGTGGACAGGAAACATGAGGGTTTTAGAGGAGCTGCTGCTGGACGGGGTGAATATGTTGCAAGTGACAAGCGATGAATGGGGCAAAGCTATCTCAGCCATGTACAGTCTCAGGCGTCTTCAAATGTCCAACTGTATGCTTTCTGGCCCAATTCCCCTTTCCCTTGCAAATCTTAGCAGTTTAACCCACCTCCAACTTGGTGGCAATTCCTTCTTCTCGTCCATACCTGCTCGCTTCCACAACCTTTCCAAGCTGGTTTCTCTCAAGCTTAGCAGCTGTGAGCTCAATGGTTCCATCCCTTCTGATCTGTTGAGCCTTCCAAACCTGCAAGAAGTTGACTTCTCTGCCAATCTGGATTTGGGAGGGAATCTTTCAACCATTCTGCCGCGACACTCTTCCAGGCTTAAGAGCCTTGTTCTTACAGCAACGAATGTAGGAGGAGCTATTCCAGATTCAATTGCCAACATCTCCTCGTTAACTTTCTTCGATCTATCCGACTGCTCTGTTCAAGGTAAGCTTCCTCCCACCATTGCAAATCTTACAGCACTTGTAATGTTGGATATCTCAAATAACAAATTAAAAGGAAGTATACCATCGTTTGGGGCTAAGCGTCCTTTAGAAACTCCATTTCCTTTGGCCTACATCGATCTTTCATTCAACCGGTTGAATGGTAGCATCCCCTCCATGTTGTTCGATGCATTTGGGAAGCTCCGGTATGTTGACTTGAGTCATAACCTATTGACCGGTCCCATTCCATCCCCTGACGTGAATCTTACCTCCCTCAAATTGCTTGATCTGAGCTACAATGAACTGAACGGCACAATTCCTTCCTTGGCCAACATCAAGCCCCTTGGTCTGCTTGATCTGAGTAATAACCTCTTGAGTGACAAAATCCCGGCTTCCGTTGGTCAACTCCTTTCCCTCGGTACGCTTGATCTTAGCAACAACCTGTTAACAGGTGCCATACCTCGCAACATTTCAAATCTATCTAAATTGAAGGTTCTTTCCCTATCCTCTAATCATTTGAGCGGGAACCTTACAGCGTCCCACCTTCATAATCTCTCCGATCTGGTATCTCTAGACATTTCAAACAATACGTTAACTGTGAAAATCAGTCCGACTTGGATTCCCCAAAACTTTTTTAGAACACTGAAACTAAGATCATGCAACATGGAGGGTGAGTTCCCTGCCTTCTTAATAACTCAAACTGAAATTTCCAATTTGGATTTGTCCGAAAATAGATTATGGGGCAATATTCCTGCGTGGATATGGGATTCCCCTGCTCTTTTACAGCTCAACCTGTCTTATAATAACTTTTCAGGCGCTTTACCTTCTAAGCTAACGGGGACAAAAAAACTAAAGGTTCTAGACTTGCATAGCAATTACTTACAACATCAGCTTCCGCTTCCTCCTCCTTCAGTGCTTGTGTTAGACTTGTCTGAAAATCAGTTTTCTGCATCCATTCCAGTTGAAATTGGGGAGTCTAATCTTTGGTATCTGTCGCTCTCTCACAACAATCTCAGCGGTAGGATCCCACCGACATTATGCAATATACCGTCCCCGAATATGAAGATTCTGGATTTTTCGTATAATAGTCTCACAGGTAAGATTCCAGCATCTCTTGCAAACTGCAGTTCTCTTGTGGTATTGAATTTGGAGAAAAATTGTTTAGTAGGTGAGTTGCCAGCGGAGTTGGGAAGCCTGATTTCGCTTCAAACACTAAAAATCAGTGGAAATAATCTAAATGGGACTCTGCCAACACTTGCAAATTGTAAACAGTTGCAGATATTGGATGTGGGGGACAACAGACTAACAGGGAATATTTCTTCAAATGGGATTCAAGAGCTTTctaatcttaagattttgattttaAGATCAAACAAATTTGAAGGAACTGTACCTGCTGATGTAAGCAAAATACCGTCTCTTCAAATATTAGACCTCTCAATGAACAGATTGACAGGAGTGATTCCGGTCAGCATTTCAGAGATGAGGGGAATGGCGAATTGGTCAGAGAATACAAAAGTCTTTGAGTTTGAATGGTTAAAAGATAAAATTTATGTAGAGAAAATAATCATTAGAAACAAAGGATTGGAGCTGGAGTATGTGAGATTTTTGAGCTTGGTAAAATGCCTTGATCTATCAGGCAATAGAATATCTGGTCATGTCCCTCAAGGCATGGGATCTCTCGCTGGTTTGATTATCCTTAATATTTCAAGAAACAATATTAGTGGTACCATACCTGAGTCCTTGGGAAACATGGCACAGCTAGAGTCCCTTGACCTCTCGAAAAACCAACTGTCTGGAATTATTCCTGCAGCGTTGGTGAATCTCACATTCCTAAGTTACTTGAATCTGTCATACAATAATCTTACAGGAATGATACCGCAAGGGGCACAATTCGCAACATTTGAAGCCTCATCCTTCTCGCATAATCCAGGTCTGCACGGCTTACAACTGAACGAGTCATGGTCGCCTTCGCCAAAGGATGAAAGCAAGCCAAAAAAGAAAGAAGGGGTGAATAAAAACAGGGCAAGAGAGAGAAATGATAGTTTCATTGTGTTGATGGGGATGAGCTTTGGAGTGGGCGCGGGCACAATTGTAGCTCCATTGTTGTTTCTGAAGAAACGGAGGGAAAAGTTCTTTGATTTGTTAGACAGTATATTGATTTGGATTGTTGATTTGATTCCTTGTGAGAAGTGCATTTCCTGTGACAAGTTGCAGATAGTGAAAATTTCGGACGGCGAAGACCAAGAGCATTCCAAAGAAAGCAAGAAGAAATTAATACGCTTTTGCGTACGTTGTACTCAAATTGACAGAGAGACTAAAACTATAATTTACACTAAATGTATATGCTGA
- the LOC131073748 gene encoding receptor-like protein EIX1 — translation MLVTGVSKGKIEQNSMKFSESLFWTLVGFVLLLPICWVSCCKENEKNSLLDFKRALHDPSGRLKTWNNSTDCCQWKGIHCDNITKHVVRLDLHNPFSNDPAMALRNSTNDVHSKMHLNSLFVKSNKEECLSPLFDLKMLRVLDLSYSAFIGVGVPTRLYRLKYLQYLNLSNAGFVGKMRRELGNMSTLRYLDLSTNYFISSSSITIEDMQMWIGNMGDLEELLLDGVNMSQVTSDEWGEAISSMYSLRRLQMSNCMLSGPIPPSLGNLTSLTHLQLGDNSFFSSIPARLHNLSDLVSLKLRSCDLNGSIPSDLLSLPNLQEVDFSANLDLGGELSSILPPHSARLNSLVLTATSVEGAIPDSIANISSLTLLDISLCFVQGQLPPSIANLTGLVMLDISSNYLEGSIPLFGAKSSLAHIDLSNNQLQGKIPSMLFGAFGKLSYVDLSRNLLTGSIPSLDMNLTSLTSLDLSYNELCGKIPSLANMKSLVRLDLRNNHLSGKIPASIGQLLSLNTLDLSNNVLTHAIPHNISKLSRLKVLSLSSNRLSGNLTESHLHKLSSLAHLEISNNVLTVKVSPTWIPQNSFSTLKLSSCNMEGELPAFLITQIEISKLDLSENRLWGNIPAWVWDSLPLEQLNLSYNNFAGALPSKLMGPKKLKILDLHHNNFQGPLPLPPPSVVVLDMSENQFYASIPAEIGKYKFSYLSLSHNNLSGSIPSTICEGLSMEILDFSYNSLTGKIPSVFVNCSELVVLNLENNSLEGQLPAELGNITSLQTLKIGGNRLNGTLPTLANCKQLQILDVGDNRLTGKISSNWILELPNLTILILRSNRFEGTVPADVSKLPYLQILDLSMNSFTGVVPDNISEMKGMSNVSVNTEFFEFGSINGSKYVEKIIIRSKGLELEYVRVLGLVKCLDLSSNRLSGHIPQGMGSLIGLIILNISRNHIDGGIPKSLGNMAQLESLDLSQNQLSGVIPSELQLLTFLSYLNLSYNNLTGMIPQGAQFATFEASSFSHNPGLHGLQLNESWSPSPKDESKPKMKEGVNKNRARERNDSFIVLMGMSFGVGAGTIVAPLLFLKKRREKFFDLLDSILIWVVDLIPCDKCIPCDKLQIAKISDGEDQEHSKESKKKLIRFCVRCTQIDRETKSILHTKCICRQK, via the coding sequence ATGTTGGTTACAGGCGTTTCAAAGGGCAAAATTGAACAAAACTCAATGAAATTCTCAGAGAGTTTGTTCTggaccttggtgggatttgtgctGTTGCTGCCGATTTGTTGGGTATCTTGCtgtaaagaaaatgagaaaaattcTCTCTTGGATTTTAAGCGAGCTCTTCACGACCCGTCCGGTCGACTGAAAACGTGGAATAATTCCACTGACTGCTGCCAGTGGAAAGGAATCCATTGTGATAATATAACAAAGCACGTCGTTCGGCTGGATCTCCACAATCCTTTCAGCAACGATCCGGCAATGGCTTTGAGAAATTCAACCAATGATGTTCATTCTAAGATGCATCTCAATTCACTTTTTGTTAAGAGTAATAAAGAAGAATGTCTGTCTCCACTGTTTGATCTAAAGATGCTACGAGTCTTGGATCTGAGCTACAGCGCTTTCATTGGTGTTGGTGTCCCTACGCGACTCTACAGGCTGAAATATTTGCAGTATTTGAACTTGTCAAATGCCGGGTTTGTGGGAAAGATGCGCAGGGAGTTGGGCAACATGTCCACGTTGCGCTACTTGGATCTTTCCACTAATTACTTCatttcctcctcctccatcacaatTGAGGACATGCAGATGTGGATAGGAAACATGGGAGATTTAGAGGAGCTGCTGCTGGACGGAGTTAACATGTCGCAAGTGACTAGCGATGAATGGGGCGAAGCTATCTCCAGCATGTACAGTCTCAGGCGTCTTCAAATGTCCAACTGTATGCTCTCTGGCCCAATTCCCCCTTCCCTTGGAAATCTTACCAGTCTAACCCACCTCCAACTTGGTGACAATTCCTTCTTCTCGTCCATACCTGCTCGCTTACACAACCTTTCCGACCTGGTTTCTCTCAAGCTTAGAAGCTGTGACCTCAATGGTTCCATCCCTTCTGATCTGTTGAGCCTTCCAAACCTGCAAGAAGTTGACTTCTCTGCCAATCTGGACTTGGGAGGGGAACTTTCAAGCATTCTGCCGCCACACTCTGCGAGGCTAAACAGCCTTGTTCTTACTGCAACAAGTGTAGAAGGAGCTATTCCAGATTCAATTGCCAACATCTCCTCGCTAACTCTGCTGGATATCTCACTCTGCTTTGTCCAAGGTCAGCTTCCTCCATCCATTGCTAATCTTACAGGACTTGTAATGTTGGATATCTCAAGTAACTATTTAGAAGGAAGTATACCATTGTTTGGCGCCAAGTCTTCATTAGCCCATATCGATCTTTCCAACAATCAGTTGCAGGGTAAAATACCCTCTATGTTGTTCGGTGCATTTGGGAAGCTCAGCTATGTTGACTTGAGTCGGAATCTATTGACCGGTTCCATTCCATCCCTTGACATGAATCTTACCTCCCTTACATCGCTTGATCTGAGCTACAATGAACTGTGCGGCAAAATTCCTTCCTTGGCCAACATGAAGTCCCTTGTTCGGCTCGATCTGAGAAATAACCACTTGAGTGGCAAAATTCCAGCTTCCATTGGTCAACTGCTTTCCCTCAATACGCTTGATCTAAGCAACAACGTGTTAACACATGCCATACCTCACAACATTTCAAAGCTATCTCGACTGAAGGTTCTTTCCCTATCCTCTAATCGGTTGAGCGGGAACCTTACAGAGTCCCACCTGCATAAACTCTCCAGTCTGGCACATCTAGAAATTTCGAACAATGTGTTAACTGTGAAAGTCAGTCCGACTTGGATTCCCCAAAACTCGTTTAGCACACTGAAATTAAGCTCATGTAACATGGAGGGTGAGTTGCCGGCCTTCTTAATAACTCAAATTGAAATTTCCAAATTGGATCTGTCCGAAAATAGATTATGGGGCAATATTCCTGCATGGGTATGGGATTCCCTTCCTCTTGAACAGCTCAACCTGTCTTATAACAATTTTGCAGGCGCTTTGCCTTCTAAGCTAATGGGGCCCAAAAAATTGAAGATTCTGGACTTGCATCACAACAACTTTCAAGGTCCACTTCCGCTTCCTCCTCCTTCAGTGGTCGTGCTGGATATGTCAGAAAATCAGTTTTATGCATCCATTCCAGCTGAAATTGGCAAATATAAATTTAGTTATCTGTCTCTGTCTCACAACAATCTCAGTGGTAGCATTCCATCTACAATATGTGAAGGGTTGTCTATGGAGATTCTGGATTTTTCATACAACAGTCTTACGGGTAAAATTCCTTCAGTTTTTGTAAACTGCAGTGAGCTTGTGGTATTGAATTTGGAGAACAATTCTTTAGAAGGACAGTTGCCAGCGGAGTTGGGAAACATAACTTCGCTTCAAACACTGAAAATCGGGGGAAATCGTCTAAATGGAACTCTGCCAACACTTGCAAATTGTAAGCAGTTGCAGATATTAGATGTGGGAGACAACAGACTGACAGGGAAAATTTCTTCAAATTGGATTCTAGAGCTTCCTAATCTAACGATTTTGATCTTAAGATCAAACAGATTCGAAGGAACTGTACCTGCTGATGTAAGCAAGTTACCGTATCTTCAAATATTAGATCTTTCAATGAACAGTTTTACAGGGGTCGTTCCGGACAACATTTCAGAGATGAAGGGCATGTCAAATGTCTCAGTGAATACCGAATTCTTTGAGTTTGGTTCGATAAATGGTTCAAAATATGTAGAGAAAATAATCATCAGAAGCAAAGGTTTGGAGCTGGAGTACGTGAGAGTTTTGGGTTTGGTAAAATGCCTTGATCTATCAAGTAATAGATTATCTGGTCATATCCCTCAAGGCATGGGATCTCTGATTGGTTTGATCATTCTTAATATTTCAAGAAATCATATTGATGGTGGTATACCCAAGTCCTTGGGAAACATGGCACAGCTAGAGTCCCTTGACCTCTCGCAAAACCAACTGTCTGGAGTAATTCCTAGTGAATTGCAACTTCTCACATTCCTAAGTTACTTGAATCTGTCATACAATAATCTTACAGGAATGATACCGCAAGGGGCACAATTCGCAACATTTGAAGCCTCATCCTTCTCACATAATCCAGGTCTGCACGGCTTACAACTGAACGAGTCATGGTCGCCTTCGCCAAAGGATGAAAGCAAGCCAAAGATGAAAGAAGGGGTGAATAAAAACAGGGCAAGAGAGAGAAATGACAGTTTCATTGTATTGATGGGGATGAGCTTTGGAGTGGGCGCGGGCACAATTGTAGCTCCATTGTTGTTTCTGAAGAAACGAAGGGAAAAGTTCTTTGATTTGTTAGACAGTATATTGATTTGGGTAGTTGACTTGATTCCTTGTGACAAGTGCATTCCCTGTGACAAGTTGCAGATAGCGAAAATTTCTGACGGCGAAGACCAAGAGCATTCCAAAGAAAGCAAGAAGAAATTAATACGCTTTTGCGTACGTTGTACACAAATTGACAGAGAGACTAAAAGTATACTTCATACTAAATGTATATGTCGACAAAAGTAG